One part of the Rutidosis leptorrhynchoides isolate AG116_Rl617_1_P2 chromosome 1, CSIRO_AGI_Rlap_v1, whole genome shotgun sequence genome encodes these proteins:
- the LOC139890047 gene encoding uncharacterized protein yields MIIDEVHNSSCALHSGYKTIGEKIMRMGYFWPSLYRDVAKIVKRCKSCQRHAPQNRMPRHDMIPVNSPWPFHKWAIDIVGPFSAGPGNVKFLIVAIDYFTKWVEAKAVRTIIEVQVRNFVWENIVCKFGIPRGLANGLCEVTNRDIVNGIKKRLYEKRTGWVDELPNVLWAQNTTFKKSIGETHFSLVYGSEAVIPAEILVPTHRVTNFDEEVNGEALHENLNLVEERRLMAAIREANNKHQIAKYYNKRVRALSFDIGE; encoded by the exons ATGATAATTGATGAAGTGCATAATAGTTCCTGCGCATTGCATTCAGGTTATAAAACTATCGGGGAaaaaattatgcggatgggttacttttggccatcCTTATATCGCGATGTTGCAAAGATTGTTAAGCGTTgcaaaagttgccaaaggcatgctccgcagaatcggaTGCCAAGGCATGATATGATTCCCGTTAACTCGCCATGGCCATTTCataaatgggctattgatattgtcGGACCATTTTCCGCAGGTCCTGGCAATGTCAAATTCCTAATTGTGGCAATTGACTATTTtacaaaatgggttgaagctaaggcggttcgcactatcaTTGAAGTGCAAGTGCGTAATTTTGTATGGGAGAATATTGTTTGCAAATTTGGTATTCCGCGCGgattg GCTAATGGCTTGTGTGAAGTAACCAATCGTGACATTGTGAACGGTATCAAAAAGAGGTTATATGAAAAGCGAACTGGTTGGGTGGATGAGTTGCCCAATGTATTATGGGCACAAAACACTACTTTCAAAAAGAGCATAGGGGAAACACACTTTAGTTTAGTATATGGCTCTGAAGCAGTAATACCCGCTGAAATTCTTGTTCCAACGCATAGAGTCACTAACTTTGATGAAGAAGTGAATGGCGAAGCCTTACACGAAAATTTGAATTTAGTTGAAGAGCGAAGGTTAATGGCTGCTATCAGAGAGGCAAATAACAAACATCAAATCGCCAAATATTATAACAAAAGAGTACGCGCTTTGTCTTTTGATATAGGCGAATGA